One Saimiri boliviensis isolate mSaiBol1 chromosome 5, mSaiBol1.pri, whole genome shotgun sequence genomic window carries:
- the DBI gene encoding acyl-CoA-binding protein has product MSQAEFEKAAEEVKNLKTKPGDDEMLFIYGHYKQATVGDINTERPGMLDFKGKAKWDAWNELKGTTKEDAMKAYINKVEELKKKYGM; this is encoded by the exons ATGTCTCAG GCTGAGTTtgagaaagctgcagaagaagTTAAGAACCTTAAGACCAAGCCAGGAGATGATGAGATGCTTTTCATCTATGGCCACTACAAACAAGCGACTGTGGGCGACATAAATACAG AACGGCCTGGGATGTTGGACTTCAAGGGCAAGGCCAAGTGGGATGCCTGGAATGAGCTGAAAG GGACTACCAAGGAAGATGCCATGAAAGCTTACATCAACAAAGTGGAAGAGCTAAAGAAAAAATACGGGATGTGA